Proteins from a genomic interval of Bombyx mori chromosome 8, ASM3026992v2:
- the LOC101744834 gene encoding dnaJ homolog subfamily C member 28 (The RefSeq protein has 6 substitutions compared to this genomic sequence) has product MKKRPNLLFRDDSVYLLRGNYGIKSLRSITSDGKKLEDCYKILKIPLGSKQDVVRKAFLELAKKHHPDSGSPEADIEKFVAIENAFQKLSKHNTGQSSTDEIEKIVYDIRHTAPQHRQYLSFEGVGHGTPYQRERQWAQARAQRAATNVMEHRISKAVASENTLMKKGQQYEKKHDIKTKYGFDRLVEDLIQESMSKGEFENLSGKGKPLNTENRNPYVDFTTHKLNEVLINNGFTPEWITMSKEIDQDVKLLKEDIKSERQYLGPYPLSTEDLIKWNRIYKCNLDIAKSINKKINTYNLIVPLIDKQKFHLDFDKICDEILQNGAHSVEKKIVQEHYVQKDTISHDEDLFSVFFKAVSELLNFSKKKIDNTKQ; this is encoded by the exons atgaagaaaAGGCCCAATTTATTGTTTCGAGATGATTCGGTTTATTTGCTTCGTGGGAATTACGGTATAAAATCACTAAGATCAATAACATCAGATGGTAAAAAACTTGAA GATtgctataaaatattaaagataccTCTGGGTTCTAAACAAGATGTAGTGAGAAAGGCTTTTCTAGAATTAGCCAAGAAGCATCACCCTGATTCGGGAAGCCCTGAAGCTGATATTGAGAAGTTTGTTGCTATAGAGAATGCTTTTCGAAAGTTAAGTAAACATAACACTGGCCAAAGCAGTACCGATGAGATTGAACAAATTGTTTATGACATAAAg CACACAGCTCCGCAGCACCGTCAATATTTAAGTTTTGAAGGTGTAGGGCATGGTACCCCATACCAACGTGAAAGGCAATGGGCACAAGCCAGGGCTCAACGGGCAGCCACAAATGTCATGGAACACAGAATTTCAAAGGCAGTTGCTTCTGAGAATACATTAATGAAAAAAGGTCAacaatatgaaaaaaaacatgatatcaaaacaaaatatgGTTTTGATAGGTTAGTGGAAGATTTGATACAAGAATCGATGTCAAAAGGAGAGTTCGAGAATTTAAGTGGAAAAGGAAAGCCTTTGAATACAGAGAATAGGAATCCATATGTCGATTTTACTACTCATAAACTGAACGAG GTTCTTGTCAATAATGGTTTCACACCAGAGTGGATAACAATGAGCAAAGAGATTGACCAAGATGTAAAGTTATTGAAAGAGGATATAAAGTCTGAAAGACAGTACTTGGGACCTTATCCTTTATCTACAGAAGATTTGATTAAATGGAACCGGATCTATAAATGCAATTTAGATATCGCTAAatcgattaacaaaaaaataaacacttaTAACTTAATAGTGCCCTTGATCAACAAGCAGAAGTTCCATTTGGATTTTGACAAGATTTGCGACGAGATACTTCAAAATGGCGCTCATTCTGTTGAAAAGAAAATTACTCAAGAACATTATGTTCAAAAAGATACAATCAGTCACGACGAGGATTTGTTTAGTGTGTTTTTCAAGGCAGTTagtgaattattaaattttagtaaGAAGAAGATTGACAATACGAaacaataa